TCCGGTGGCCGCGCGGATTTTCGCGACCAGGTCGCGACGAATGCCGTCCAGATCCGTCGATACGGTGCCTCCCGGCTTCGCCACGTAGTCGAATGCGCCCAGCTCCATGGCCTCGAAGGTTGCCAGCGCCCCCTTCTCGGTCAGCGACGACACCATGATCACCGGGCAGGGAGAATCCACCATCAGGTGGCTCAGGCAGGTCAGCCCGTCCATGACCGGCATGTGAATATCCAGGGTCATCACGTCCGGCCGGACCCGCGCCACCTGCTCCAGGGCATCCTGGCCGTCGCGGGCGATCTCCACGCGGATGTCGGATTCCGCTTCCAGGGCGTCCCGCAGGGCGCGGCGCATGAGGGCAGAGTCATCGACCACGAGAACGGTCAGCATGCCGGCTCCCGGGTGGCCAGGGTGGTCATGGTCATTTCCTCGGCGGCGGCCTCCACCCGCGCGGCCAGCCCTTTCGGGTCCAGCAGCAGGGTCATGCGACCGTCGTCACCGGTGGCGACATGGGAAAGCAGATCCGTGTGGCGGGTGGCACTCGCGGGTGCCGGCCGAATACTGTCATCGGCGATGCGCTCCACCCGCAGTACCGCATCCACGCCGAAGCCGAGCCAGGCGGTTTCCCGACGCAGTACCAGCACGCGCGCCGCATCCTCGTCGGGCACCGGACCCAGGCCGAGATAGCGGCGCAGCCCCACCAGCGGCAGAATGCTGCCGCGCAGATTGAGTGCGCCTTCCACCACGGCCGGCGCCCGCGGAACCCTGGTCAGGGCCTCCGGAGGCCGAATGATTTCCTTCACCGCCGCAATGGGCACACCGTAGGCCTGGCCGGCCAGGTCGAACAGCACGAACTGATCGCCATCCTCCAGCGCCGCATCCGCTTCGGCAGCAGCGGCGGCATTCCCTGCCTCCCGCAGCTGGCGCTCGCTGACCAGCCGCCGTGGCTCGAGAACGGATACCAGGCGGCCGTCTTCGAGCCTCGCGACGGCGCGGCATTCATCCAGTTGCCCGGAGGCACGCATGACCTCCGGAACCGCGTCCACCTGCTGGTCGGGGATCCGCAGCACTTCCCGCGCCGCATCGGCGACCAGCCCGACCAGTGGCCCCTCCAGATCACCACGGTCACCGCTCAGCGGCACCACCAGCACTCTGCGGGCCTGACCATCAACACCGGTGGACAAGCCAAAACGGCGGCCCAGGTCCAGCAACGGCAAAGGCCGGTCCCGCCAGTCAGCAATGCCGATCATCGCCTCCGGTCCGTCAGGTACTGGGCTGAGTTCGTCGGGTTCCTGCAGGATTTCCACCACCGAGTCCAGCGGCAGCGCGAAGGTCTGATGGCCCACCGCGACGCCGAGCAGTTCGTGTCGCGATTCCGCAGGCCCCGGCGCAGCCGTCTGCTGCAACGCCGTGCTGCCACCGGAATCGCCGGACACCGCCGGCATCACCTCGATATTCCCGGCATCCACCAGTCGTTCCAGATTCAGGCACTGCACCAGCCCCTGGTCGCAATGCACCACCCCGTCCAGCCAGGGCAGTGCAGCCAGTTCCGTGACATTGGTGGCCACACGGATCTGTTCCGGCGTCAGCACCGTTGTCTCCAGCACCGCATCGGCGAGGAGGCCAAGTCCACCACGGACGCGGGTCACGAAAATCCGCCGGTCGTCCCCCGTGTCACGTTCGGGGTAGCCCAGCAACGGGCGCAACGCCGCCACCGGTACCACTCGACCGCGCAGGTTCACCGCGCCCACCACGGCATCCGGGCTCAGCGGCACCGGCGTCATGTCGGGCACACGGATGATCTCGTCCACCGGCTCCATGGGCAGCGCGTATCGCCCGTCCCCCACGGCGAAGATCAGGTACTCCCGGGCGCCCCCGGCGGAAACCGCCTCCGGCTCCTGCCCATGACTGGCCGCAGTCATGTTCAGCCCCCCGTCTGCAGCTGATCCGCCAGGGAGGCGATCTCCTCCGCGGCCGCAGCCAGTTCCTCACCGGCCTGGCTTTGCTGCCGGGAGGCGGTCGCCGCCTCGGTGGTGGATTGCTCGGCCTGAGTCGCGGCAGCGGCGATCTGTTCGATATCCGTCTTCGCCTCGCGCACCGAGTCGGTGATGTTCCTGGACGCCTGGGCAATCTCCTGGTTGGCATCCAGCACCTGTTTCACCGCCTCTTCGACCTTGCCGAGATCGCGGACAATGGCCTCGTTGCTCTGGGTCTCTTCCTCGGCACTGGTGGCAAGCTGCTCCATCAGCGAGCGCACATCGGCAATGTCGTCCTGGGCCAGCCCCACCACCTCCTCGATGCGTCCGGCGTTCTCGGCGGCA
The DNA window shown above is from Aquisalimonas sp. 2447 and carries:
- a CDS encoding chemotaxis protein CheW, with the translated sequence MTAASHGQEPEAVSAGGAREYLIFAVGDGRYALPMEPVDEIIRVPDMTPVPLSPDAVVGAVNLRGRVVPVAALRPLLGYPERDTGDDRRIFVTRVRGGLGLLADAVLETTVLTPEQIRVATNVTELAALPWLDGVVHCDQGLVQCLNLERLVDAGNIEVMPAVSGDSGGSTALQQTAAPGPAESRHELLGVAVGHQTFALPLDSVVEILQEPDELSPVPDGPEAMIGIADWRDRPLPLLDLGRRFGLSTGVDGQARRVLVVPLSGDRGDLEGPLVGLVADAAREVLRIPDQQVDAVPEVMRASGQLDECRAVARLEDGRLVSVLEPRRLVSERQLREAGNAAAAAEADAALEDGDQFVLFDLAGQAYGVPIAAVKEIIRPPEALTRVPRAPAVVEGALNLRGSILPLVGLRRYLGLGPVPDEDAARVLVLRRETAWLGFGVDAVLRVERIADDSIRPAPASATRHTDLLSHVATGDDGRMTLLLDPKGLAARVEAAAEEMTMTTLATREPAC